GGTCGTAGGTCATCTGTAACACAGCTGCGGCGATCGCCTGGGGATCATACTCATCACCCAAACGCTTCACAATGGGAAGGAAAGAAGCCATCCGCTCACCAGCAAGGGCTTCGCGCACCTGAGTTTCGAGGCGGCTAATGCGATTTGCTTCCACCTCAGAACGACTAGGAATCTTGCTAGGCTCTAAAGATTGCTTCACGCGACGCTCAATCTGACGCAACAAGCGACGATCACTGGGATCGACAAGGGCGATCGCCGTACCCGTTTTACCAGCACGACCAGTACGACCAATACGGTGAATATAACTTTCAGTATTGTCCGGTAGATCAAAATTGACCACATGGCTAAGATTCGCCACATCAAGACCCCGTGCCGCAATATCCGTCGCCACAATCATCTTAATGCGACCCTCCTTAAAGCGGCGAACGAGCTTTTCCCGTTGAGCCTGACTCAAATCACCATGATATTCATCAACACTTTGACCCGCCGCAAGCAAATCATTAGTTAGCTCAGAAGCCGTACGTTTTGTCCGCACAAAAATAATTGCCGACTCAGGATTTGCCATCTCAAGAATAGGCAGTAAAGCCTTAGTCTTCGACCAACCGCGGGGAATCATATAGACTTCCTGCTTAATACGGTCAGGCGTAACCTGCGGCTGCTTAATCGTGATGCTCACAGGCTCAGTCAAGAAATTCTTGACGAGATCACGAATGGCAGGAGGCATCGTCGCCGAAAAACAAGCCGTCTGGCGAGAATTAGGAGATTGACGCAAAATTTTCTTGACATCATCAATGAAGCCCATGCTTAGCATTTCATCCGCTTCATCCAGTACAGACCAGCGGAGATCTTCAAAAGATAACTTGCCACGATCTAATAAATCGATCACGCGACCGGGAGTACCCACAACCACATGGACACCCTTTTGGAGACTACGAATTTGGCGCTCCATAGATTGACCACCACAGACAGTCAAAACCCACAGACGACGGTCCACAGCAAACTGCTTAAGCGCTTGGGTGACTTGCATTGCCAACTCACGGGTTGGTGTCAAGATCAAACCCTGTACAGCTTTCTCTTGGAGATCAATTTTTTCGAGGAAAGGCAAAGCATAGGCCGCAGTTTTACCAGTACCAGTCTGGGAGAGACCAACAACGTCTCTGCCTTCGAGGATGGCGGGAATTGCTTTTGTTTGGATTTCTGTAGGCTGCTCAAAACCAATGCTTTGGAGGAGGTCAGCGCGAGCTTCAGAAAGGCCGATATTTTGAAAAGTAGTGGTCATAAAAAAGTTATAGAGTTTATGGATGGGTCTTCGCCTAGGTGCGACAAAGATATATTGTGAGATTTGTATTAATCAATCTCTCCCCCAACCCTTTTTCCCAAACTGGGTTCTTTTGATTAAACCGATTGGATGCTTCTAAGCAGTCTGGACAATGCCGGGGGCTGTGGCTAAACGGTCTAGTTACGCGTCGACGATCGTGCCGTAGAGGTCGTAAATATCCGCAGCGGTAATTTGA
This [Limnothrix rosea] IAM M-220 DNA region includes the following protein-coding sequences:
- a CDS encoding DEAD/DEAH box helicase, translated to MTTTFQNIGLSEARADLLQSIGFEQPTEIQTKAIPAILEGRDVVGLSQTGTGKTAAYALPFLEKIDLQEKAVQGLILTPTRELAMQVTQALKQFAVDRRLWVLTVCGGQSMERQIRSLQKGVHVVVGTPGRVIDLLDRGKLSFEDLRWSVLDEADEMLSMGFIDDVKKILRQSPNSRQTACFSATMPPAIRDLVKNFLTEPVSITIKQPQVTPDRIKQEVYMIPRGWSKTKALLPILEMANPESAIIFVRTKRTASELTNDLLAAGQSVDEYHGDLSQAQREKLVRRFKEGRIKMIVATDIAARGLDVANLSHVVNFDLPDNTESYIHRIGRTGRAGKTGTAIALVDPSDRRLLRQIERRVKQSLEPSKIPSRSEVEANRISRLETQVREALAGERMASFLPIVKRLGDEYDPQAIAAAVLQMTYDQHTPDWMTEDWDVPEVGKGGLPKPVKGGGGGRRSGGGYKGKGGGYKGKADGGGYRGDRRGGRRSYSSNRG